A stretch of the Candidatus Jettenia sp. AMX2 genome encodes the following:
- a CDS encoding NAD(P)H-hydrate epimerase has protein sequence MGRILTREEMRELDRKAIEIYKIPGIVLMENAGRNVAEEVIHDYHIQKGSPENLKVAILCGKGNNGGDGYVVARHLYNHYVAVGVFLFAKISDVLREGDAGTNLQILLQMKLPVREILNMADRDSLLPELNTYTLIVDALFGTGLSGDVREPFRTLIHGVNSLKKPVVSVDIPSGLDCNTGKILGAAIMASKTVTFAASKGGFYREDGPAYAGEVVITDISIPRELLYH, from the coding sequence ATGGGAAGAATTTTAACGCGTGAGGAGATGCGGGAATTGGATAGAAAGGCTATTGAAATATACAAGATCCCTGGTATTGTTCTGATGGAGAATGCCGGAAGGAATGTAGCTGAGGAGGTTATTCATGATTATCATATCCAAAAGGGCAGTCCGGAGAATCTGAAGGTCGCTATTTTATGCGGGAAAGGGAATAACGGTGGTGATGGATACGTAGTTGCCCGCCACCTCTATAACCATTATGTAGCAGTGGGAGTTTTTCTCTTTGCAAAGATTTCAGATGTTTTAAGAGAAGGGGATGCAGGCACAAATCTGCAAATACTTTTGCAAATGAAATTGCCGGTTAGAGAGATACTCAATATGGCTGACAGGGATAGCCTTTTGCCGGAGTTGAATACGTATACTCTTATTGTTGATGCCTTGTTTGGGACAGGGCTTTCCGGAGATGTTCGTGAACCGTTCCGGACGCTTATCCATGGCGTCAATAGCCTGAAAAAACCCGTTGTATCGGTAGATATTCCTTCCGGGCTTGACTGCAATACCGGTAAAATATTAGGAGCGGCTATCATGGCATCGAAAACAGTTACCTTTGCGGCAAGCAAGGGAGGGTTTTACAGAGAGGACGGACCAGCTTATGCCGGCGAGGTGGTTATAACTGATATTAGTATTCCGAGGGAATTGCTTTATCATTGA
- the cas4 gene encoding CRISPR-associated protein Cas4 translates to MHIDHASEPIMVSALEHYSYCPRQCALIHVEQTFDENLYTLRGRAVHEGVDMESSNLKEGVRYERALSIWSERLKLVGKADMVEFHENIPYPVEYKSGRCRAGNHENLQLCAQALCLEEMLEVTVEKGAIFWYASRERKEVVFTGDMRNKVEEVADAARKMITEKLVPPPVNDKRCRDCSLKESCLPEVIHNKTRHHRLFKRLFTVD, encoded by the coding sequence ATGCATATTGATCATGCCTCAGAACCAATTATGGTCTCCGCCCTGGAACATTACAGTTACTGTCCACGTCAGTGCGCTCTTATTCATGTAGAGCAGACCTTTGATGAAAACCTTTATACACTGCGCGGCAGGGCGGTACATGAGGGTGTCGATATGGAATCATCAAACCTCAAAGAAGGTGTCCGGTACGAACGGGCATTATCTATTTGGTCCGAACGGTTAAAACTTGTGGGTAAAGCTGACATGGTAGAATTTCATGAAAATATTCCCTATCCCGTAGAATATAAATCGGGACGATGCAGGGCAGGGAATCACGAAAATCTTCAGCTTTGCGCTCAGGCACTCTGCCTTGAGGAGATGCTTGAGGTAACAGTCGAGAAAGGCGCTATCTTTTGGTATGCATCCAGGGAAAGAAAAGAGGTTGTCTTTACCGGGGACATGCGAAATAAAGTAGAGGAGGTAGCAGACGCTGCTCGCAAGATGATTACAGAAAAATTAGTGCCACCACCGGTAAACGACAAACGGTGCAGGGACTGTTCTCTAAAAGAATCCTGTTTGCCTGAAGTGATACATAATAAGACCAGACACCACCGTTTGTTTAAAAGGCTGTTTACTGTCGACTGA
- a CDS encoding class I SAM-dependent rRNA methyltransferase produces the protein MASYKQIILKAWSLREKYIDFTTTDVYRLVNSYGDGLPEVTIDVYGKNFLVQYFKPYEKHERDEIYAVLKEFFKPETITEKIRLKDADVKTVVIAGLEAPRDFIVLENGIKFTVSFTEGGGTGLFPDQRGNRKKIQALAKSMEMLNCFSYTASFSVYASIGGACRTTNVDLSKKAIEWSKKNFLVNQLDIQDHEFITGDVWDWTKRFEKKGRMFDLIIMDPPSFSTSKTRVFSVERDFPELIGCGLNILRDNGILVFSTNIAKMSFSRLFQVMPKIKHVSTKTYKIIDVASQGLDFPVDGIYSREPYLKFIMLTC, from the coding sequence ATGGCATCTTATAAGCAAATTATCCTCAAGGCATGGTCACTGAGAGAAAAATATATTGATTTTACAACAACAGATGTCTATCGTCTGGTAAATTCTTACGGTGATGGATTGCCGGAAGTGACTATTGATGTCTACGGTAAAAATTTTCTTGTTCAATATTTTAAACCATATGAAAAGCATGAACGGGATGAGATTTATGCTGTTCTTAAAGAGTTTTTTAAACCGGAAACGATTACGGAAAAGATCAGATTAAAAGATGCAGATGTTAAGACAGTGGTAATTGCTGGTTTGGAAGCTCCCAGGGATTTTATAGTGCTGGAAAACGGAATAAAATTTACGGTATCATTTACAGAGGGAGGGGGTACGGGACTTTTTCCGGATCAGAGGGGCAACAGAAAAAAGATACAGGCCCTTGCCAAAAGCATGGAGATGCTCAATTGTTTTAGCTATACGGCGTCTTTTTCTGTTTATGCAAGTATCGGTGGGGCATGCAGGACAACCAACGTAGATCTGTCAAAAAAGGCCATAGAATGGAGTAAAAAAAATTTCCTGGTTAATCAGCTTGATATACAAGATCATGAATTTATTACCGGCGATGTGTGGGACTGGACAAAAAGATTTGAGAAAAAAGGGAGAATGTTTGACTTGATAATTATGGACCCTCCCAGTTTTTCTACCAGCAAAACAAGGGTTTTCAGTGTGGAAAGGGATTTTCCTGAATTAATCGGATGTGGACTTAATATCCTTCGCGATAATGGCATTCTGGTTTTTTCCACGAATATAGCAAAAATGAGTTTTTCCCGGCTTTTTCAAGTCATGCCTAAAATTAAACATGTTTCAACAAAAACGTACAAGATCATTGATGTGGCTTCGCAGGGGCTGGATTTCCCTGTAGACGGAATCTATTCAAGAGAACCTTACCTGAAATTTATTATGTTAACCTGTTAG
- the cas5c gene encoding type I-C CRISPR-associated protein Cas5c yields MSNRIFHVKVGGGFACFTDPGLKVERCSYPVMTPSAARGMLEAIFWKPEFRWEIREITVLKPIKQISIMRNEIEDRQTDKPIVIEQKRQQRASLILKDVEYIISAVMMLKPGVDNFGKYIDQFERKVERGQCHHTPCLGTREFAAWFETATGEEKPLESINIQLGQMLFDIAYKEDKDRQEISFHRHAANEKKRIAKGYAHALYFEAELKNSVMKVPHEKYRELYDLEGIYV; encoded by the coding sequence ATGAGTAATCGTATTTTCCATGTAAAGGTTGGTGGTGGTTTTGCCTGCTTTACTGATCCGGGGCTTAAAGTAGAACGGTGTAGTTATCCGGTTATGACACCATCGGCTGCCCGTGGTATGCTTGAAGCCATTTTCTGGAAACCAGAATTCAGGTGGGAAATTCGGGAGATAACAGTATTAAAGCCGATCAAGCAGATAAGCATTATGAGAAATGAGATCGAAGACCGCCAGACTGATAAACCGATAGTTATCGAACAGAAAAGACAGCAACGCGCCAGCCTGATTCTGAAAGATGTGGAATATATTATCTCTGCGGTTATGATGCTCAAACCTGGGGTAGATAATTTTGGTAAATACATTGACCAGTTTGAGCGGAAGGTTGAACGTGGACAATGTCACCACACCCCCTGTCTCGGCACTAGGGAGTTTGCAGCTTGGTTTGAGACGGCGACAGGTGAGGAAAAACCATTGGAGTCAATAAATATTCAATTAGGTCAGATGCTCTTTGATATTGCCTATAAGGAAGACAAAGATCGTCAGGAGATCAGTTTTCACAGGCATGCTGCAAATGAAAAAAAGCGAATTGCAAAAGGGTATGCTCACGCCTTGTATTTTGAGGCAGAACTTAAAAACAGCGTGATGAAAGTTCCTCATGAGAAATACCGTGAATTGTATGATCTGGAGGGGATTTATGTTTAG
- a CDS encoding catalase: protein MTEETKKLTTAAGAPVSDNQNVMTAGPHGPMVLQDVWFLEKLAHFDREVIPERRMHAKGSGAYGTFTVTHDITAYTKAKIFSSIGKKTDLFVRFSTVAGERGAADAERDIRGFAIKFYTEGGNWDLVGNNTPVFFLRDPLKFPDLNHAVKRDPRTNMRSAKNNWDFWTLLPEALHQITITMSDRGIPASYRHMHGFGSHTFSLINSRNERFWVKFHLLTQQGIKNLNDAEAEAIIGKDRESHQRDLYEAIERGDFPRWKMFFQVMPEKDAGRCPYNPFDLTKVWYHKDYPLREVGIMELNKNPENYFAEVEQSAFNPANIVPGIGFSPDKMLQGRLFSYGDAQRYRLGVNHHLIPVNRPRCPFHSYHRDGGMRADGNQGSTLGYEPNSYGEWQQQPEFAEPPLATEGAVDRWDHREDEDYYSQPGQLFRLMSSEQKHMLFENTARSMGDAPLEIKMRHISNCLKADRAYGEGVAKALGISQNDIP, encoded by the coding sequence ATGACAGAAGAAACTAAAAAATTGACAACTGCTGCCGGGGCACCTGTTTCCGACAACCAGAATGTAATGACGGCCGGACCACATGGCCCGATGGTGCTGCAGGATGTTTGGTTTCTGGAAAAACTTGCTCATTTTGACAGAGAGGTGATCCCGGAGCGCCGGATGCATGCCAAAGGTTCAGGTGCATATGGTACCTTTACCGTAACTCACGACATCACCGCATATACAAAGGCAAAGATATTTTCCTCCATTGGCAAAAAGACAGACCTTTTTGTGCGTTTCTCCACCGTCGCAGGTGAAAGAGGTGCAGCAGACGCTGAGCGGGACATCCGTGGCTTCGCAATCAAATTTTATACCGAAGGAGGAAACTGGGACCTGGTCGGCAACAACACACCGGTCTTTTTCTTACGCGACCCGCTCAAGTTTCCCGACCTCAATCACGCAGTCAAGCGTGATCCCAGAACCAACATGCGCAGCGCAAAGAATAACTGGGACTTCTGGACTTTACTTCCGGAAGCATTGCACCAGATCACGATCACCATGAGCGATCGTGGCATTCCCGCCTCATATCGTCATATGCACGGTTTCGGCAGCCATACCTTCAGTCTGATTAACAGCAGAAACGAACGATTCTGGGTAAAGTTTCACCTCCTTACCCAGCAAGGTATTAAAAACCTTAACGACGCAGAGGCAGAAGCAATTATTGGAAAGGACCGTGAGAGTCACCAGCGCGATCTTTACGAGGCTATTGAACGCGGAGATTTTCCCAGGTGGAAGATGTTCTTTCAGGTTATGCCGGAAAAAGATGCCGGCAGATGCCCCTATAATCCTTTCGACCTGACCAAGGTCTGGTACCACAAGGACTACCCACTCAGAGAAGTCGGTATAATGGAACTCAACAAAAACCCGGAAAACTATTTTGCCGAAGTGGAACAGTCAGCCTTCAATCCCGCAAACATTGTGCCTGGCATCGGATTTTCACCAGACAAGATGTTGCAGGGTCGCTTGTTTTCCTATGGTGACGCTCAGCGTTACCGTCTTGGAGTCAACCATCATCTCATACCGGTCAACAGACCTCGTTGTCCCTTCCATAGTTACCATCGAGATGGCGGTATGCGGGCCGATGGCAACCAGGGGAGTACGTTAGGTTACGAACCCAACAGTTACGGTGAGTGGCAGCAACAACCTGAATTTGCCGAACCTCCCCTGGCCACAGAAGGGGCAGTAGACCGGTGGGATCACCGTGAAGATGAAGATTACTATAGCCAGCCTGGCCAGCTTTTCCGTCTGATGTCCTCCGAACAGAAACATATGCTTTTTGAGAACACGGCCCGCTCTATGGGTGATGCCCCTTTGGAGATAAAGATGCGTCACATCAGTAATTGTCTGAAAGCCGACCGTGCCTATGGAGAGGGAGTCGCAAAGGCACTTGGTATCTCTCAAAATGATATTCCATGA
- the cas1c gene encoding type I-C CRISPR-associated endonuclease Cas1c, whose translation MKQLLNTLYVMTQGAYLTLDHETVKVEVEGKTQLQVPLHHLGAIFTIGNVMMSPFLMHRCTENGKAVVFLDMNGRFLARVIGKTTGNVLLRQAQYEVARDIRKAASLARNIVAAKIQNSRQIILRGARETNDAEMEAGLRQSTSSLADTLVSLKKSCNIDETRGLEGISANIYFQVFDTLVKENREIFLMKGRSRRPPRDPINALLSFLYTLLLNDCVSALEGVGLDPQVGFLHALRPGRPSLGLDLMEELRPVLADRLALTLINLKQITRNDFEKREGGSVYLSEGGRKTVVVAYQKRKQDEFTHLLMEEKVPFGLLFHVQARLLARHLRGDMEEYIPFLYS comes from the coding sequence ATGAAGCAACTTCTGAACACACTTTATGTAATGACGCAGGGCGCTTATCTTACATTGGATCATGAAACGGTAAAAGTGGAAGTTGAGGGTAAAACCCAGCTTCAGGTGCCGCTTCACCACCTTGGGGCAATATTTACCATTGGTAATGTGATGATGAGTCCGTTTCTTATGCATCGTTGTACCGAGAACGGTAAGGCTGTGGTCTTTCTTGATATGAACGGAAGATTTCTTGCCAGGGTGATTGGAAAAACGACAGGAAATGTCCTTCTCAGACAGGCACAGTATGAGGTGGCAAGGGATATACGGAAGGCCGCTTCTCTTGCAAGGAACATCGTGGCTGCGAAGATACAGAATTCACGGCAAATCATTTTAAGGGGTGCCAGAGAGACAAATGATGCTGAGATGGAAGCAGGGTTAAGGCAGTCCACGTCTTCTCTTGCTGACACACTTGTCAGTCTTAAGAAAAGCTGCAATATCGACGAAACCAGGGGGCTTGAAGGTATATCTGCCAATATCTATTTTCAGGTCTTTGATACCCTGGTGAAGGAAAACCGGGAGATCTTTCTTATGAAGGGCCGTAGCCGGCGTCCTCCGAGAGATCCCATAAATGCTTTGCTCTCATTCCTATATACACTTCTTCTGAATGATTGTGTATCCGCATTGGAAGGAGTAGGTCTGGACCCTCAAGTGGGTTTTCTTCATGCCCTGAGGCCAGGGAGGCCTTCTTTGGGTCTTGATTTGATGGAGGAGCTGCGTCCTGTATTAGCAGATAGGCTTGCCTTAACCCTCATAAACCTGAAACAGATTACCAGAAACGATTTTGAAAAGAGAGAAGGGGGTTCGGTCTATCTGAGTGAAGGGGGGAGAAAGACCGTTGTCGTTGCCTATCAAAAACGAAAACAGGATGAATTTACTCATCTTTTAATGGAGGAAAAGGTGCCTTTCGGATTACTTTTCCATGTGCAAGCCAGGCTTTTGGCAAGACATTTACGGGGAGATATGGAAGAGTATATACCGTTTTTATATTCCTAA
- a CDS encoding type I CRISPR-associated protein Cas7 — MSNSIHTDPSKRHDIVLLFEVEMGNPNGDPDAGNLPRIDPETMHGIVTDVCLKRKVRDYIQMTKNMPIFIQSESALNKLIADAAKELQIDLTVCVIDDEEVIEWFQMNAPDNFELDGKELTYSGDPKDIKKAFSDLEDKGMKKKLDVIAKQLSGKKTLSNEDRTKTQKRLLEKYFDIRMFGAVLSTGINAGQVRGPVQFTFAKSVDSIYRLDNSITRKAVTKEEDKKNKENTMARKPIVPYALYVAYGFYNPFFALEAKQSKDEPDKFKVSSDDLANLWEALEWMFNNDGAAARGRMATRGLYVFTHNNMRGNAPSHRLFARIGVKNCEDARSFDAYLPIKINEDRLTDIGVTLTRLVHEEVEKER; from the coding sequence ATGAGCAATAGTATCCATACCGATCCGTCAAAAAGGCATGACATTGTTTTGCTGTTTGAGGTTGAGATGGGTAATCCAAATGGCGATCCAGATGCGGGTAATCTGCCACGTATCGATCCTGAAACGATGCATGGAATTGTAACGGACGTTTGTTTAAAGCGTAAGGTTCGTGATTATATCCAGATGACTAAGAATATGCCAATTTTTATACAGAGTGAATCAGCACTTAATAAACTGATTGCAGATGCTGCAAAGGAGCTTCAAATTGATCTCACAGTATGTGTTATCGATGATGAAGAAGTTATTGAATGGTTTCAAATGAATGCTCCGGATAATTTTGAGTTGGATGGTAAAGAGCTTACATATTCAGGTGATCCGAAGGACATTAAAAAGGCATTCTCTGATTTAGAGGACAAGGGAATGAAAAAGAAACTCGATGTAATTGCAAAACAATTATCGGGTAAGAAAACGTTATCAAATGAGGATCGCACAAAAACCCAGAAACGGCTTCTCGAAAAATATTTTGACATTCGTATGTTTGGTGCTGTCCTTTCTACTGGCATCAATGCCGGTCAAGTACGAGGTCCTGTGCAGTTTACATTTGCAAAGTCGGTTGATTCTATTTACAGACTGGATAATTCCATCACGAGAAAAGCTGTTACAAAGGAAGAAGACAAGAAGAATAAAGAAAACACAATGGCTCGCAAGCCAATAGTTCCCTATGCCTTGTATGTGGCTTATGGCTTTTATAATCCATTTTTTGCCTTGGAAGCAAAGCAGTCGAAAGACGAACCTGACAAATTCAAGGTTTCTTCTGACGACCTTGCTAACTTATGGGAAGCCCTGGAGTGGATGTTCAATAATGATGGGGCTGCGGCACGAGGTAGGATGGCAACGCGAGGGCTCTATGTATTTACCCACAATAACATGAGAGGCAACGCTCCATCTCATAGACTGTTTGCACGAATAGGTGTAAAGAATTGTGAGGATGCCCGCTCGTTTGATGCGTATTTGCCCATCAAAATAAATGAAGACAGACTTACTGATATCGGCGTTACCTTGACAAGGCTTGTTCACGAGGAAGTAGAAAAAGAAAGGTAA
- the cas8c gene encoding type I-C CRISPR-associated protein Cas8c/Csd1 — MFRELIELGRRLEKEKKLPPPGFYYYGQPIKWVVHLRHDKPDFVYIEETNNLDRPRPFCGRTSGTEAHPFVDEAGYALGVVRQKGGNSDEKAVAKHRAFLDILEKAKNSMDTNDDTKITVSIMQSRISSKLIEKLDAYKNILNKDWVSFVFDDGLFAGQHLYERQEIQLFWQQELKDRTRQDTDTGNAKRGACSICGQELQMAKKIPVGVKLYKPNPFHSYNKDSFVSQLTGAQIFKKTHLGQCVICGDAIARTLNYLTESENHHKIITQDKTKGKLNTDSPKNQFALFWLKEEQPVKVGETIINPAELMQRATLIMGSGPSVKEAAPPPDLSQLENMLNIPWTGTDSAAKIADNAFYLLVLSPNKGRIAVRDWFDVSLDRLQHNLKVFLDAQRIVDTKGIEKRCFGMPEVLKAIESANISKEAYKATEIANPNISRGLLRTAYLGEPPPSALLEAAVMCMRNPKIFEKPEIQHIVMSTIKLVLTHRKEGMKEMETLDKSRVNSGYLCGCLLAILEEAQFRAARWKINTTLVDRFYGSASSAPASVFGTLVSRATTDHFPKIRKNQLGYQELETRMESVQTAIKEAGGFPKTCALKEQAEFSLGFYHQRAEFSAIREQKKLNKIKEESNEQ; from the coding sequence ATGTTTAGAGAACTCATAGAACTTGGAAGACGGCTTGAAAAGGAGAAGAAGCTGCCTCCACCCGGTTTTTACTATTATGGTCAACCAATAAAATGGGTGGTACATTTAAGGCACGACAAACCTGATTTTGTTTACATAGAAGAGACTAATAACCTCGATAGACCAAGGCCATTTTGTGGGAGAACCAGTGGCACTGAAGCTCATCCATTTGTAGATGAAGCTGGTTATGCGCTGGGTGTTGTCAGACAAAAAGGCGGCAACTCTGATGAGAAGGCGGTTGCCAAGCACCGTGCTTTTCTCGATATTCTTGAGAAGGCTAAAAACTCAATGGATACAAACGACGACACGAAGATAACTGTAAGTATTATGCAGTCAAGAATTTCCAGCAAATTAATAGAAAAGCTCGATGCGTACAAAAACATTCTAAACAAGGACTGGGTTTCATTTGTTTTTGATGATGGGCTATTTGCGGGTCAGCATTTATATGAACGACAAGAAATCCAACTATTCTGGCAACAAGAATTGAAGGATCGTACTCGACAGGATACTGATACTGGAAATGCCAAAAGGGGAGCATGTTCAATTTGTGGTCAGGAACTCCAGATGGCAAAGAAAATACCAGTTGGGGTAAAGCTGTATAAGCCAAATCCGTTTCATTCATACAATAAAGACTCTTTTGTGTCTCAACTCACAGGCGCACAAATATTCAAAAAAACGCACCTGGGGCAGTGCGTAATTTGTGGAGATGCAATTGCCAGAACACTAAATTATCTTACTGAATCGGAAAATCATCATAAAATTATTACTCAAGATAAGACAAAGGGTAAGCTTAATACCGATTCTCCCAAGAATCAGTTTGCCTTGTTCTGGTTGAAAGAAGAACAACCTGTAAAAGTAGGTGAAACAATCATTAACCCTGCAGAACTTATGCAACGGGCGACTCTGATTATGGGAAGTGGGCCGTCAGTAAAAGAGGCTGCACCGCCACCCGACCTATCACAATTGGAAAATATGCTGAACATTCCGTGGACGGGAACGGATTCTGCTGCCAAGATTGCAGACAATGCCTTCTATCTTCTAGTGCTTTCACCCAATAAGGGGCGCATTGCCGTAAGAGATTGGTTTGATGTTTCGCTGGACAGGTTGCAACATAACCTGAAGGTATTTCTCGATGCGCAAAGAATTGTTGATACAAAAGGCATAGAAAAACGCTGCTTCGGCATGCCGGAAGTTCTAAAAGCAATTGAGTCTGCAAATATTTCAAAAGAAGCTTATAAAGCCACTGAAATAGCCAACCCTAACATCAGCCGTGGTCTTTTGCGGACTGCATATTTGGGGGAACCGCCACCGTCTGCTCTTTTGGAAGCTGCCGTTATGTGCATGAGGAACCCCAAAATATTCGAAAAGCCGGAAATCCAACATATCGTGATGTCGACAATAAAGCTTGTATTAACTCATAGAAAGGAGGGAATGAAAGAGATGGAAACACTTGACAAATCTCGGGTAAATTCAGGTTACCTATGCGGCTGTTTGCTGGCAATTCTGGAAGAGGCTCAATTCCGTGCTGCACGCTGGAAAATTAACACTACGCTGGTGGATAGGTTTTACGGTTCTGCATCGTCTGCTCCGGCGTCTGTTTTCGGAACGCTTGTCTCTCGCGCAACAACAGACCACTTTCCTAAAATTCGAAAGAACCAGCTTGGATATCAGGAATTGGAAACACGTATGGAATCAGTGCAAACTGCTATAAAAGAAGCAGGTGGTTTTCCAAAAACCTGTGCGCTCAAGGAACAGGCGGAGTTTTCACTTGGTTTTTATCATCAACGTGCTGAATTTAGTGCAATAAGAGAACAGAAAAAACTAAACAAAATAAAGGAGGAAAGCAATGAGCAATAG
- the cas2 gene encoding CRISPR-associated endonuclease Cas2 has protein sequence MWIIVTYDVTTETKEGRNRLRRVAQTCKNFGQRVQKSVFECSVDQAQFETLRRNLLKEIDVKEDSLRFYRLHEPRDKYVEEHGINRTVFFDEPLIV, from the coding sequence ATGTGGATTATCGTTACCTATGATGTTACGACAGAAACAAAGGAAGGGCGCAACAGGCTTCGCAGAGTTGCCCAGACATGCAAGAACTTTGGCCAAAGGGTACAAAAGTCAGTCTTTGAATGTTCGGTGGATCAGGCACAGTTTGAGACATTGAGGCGTAATTTACTGAAGGAAATTGATGTGAAAGAAGACAGCCTTCGGTTTTATAGATTACATGAACCCAGAGATAAATATGTTGAAGAACATGGCATTAACAGGACAGTATTTTTTGATGAACCCCTGATTGTCTGA